In the Vespa crabro chromosome 10, iyVesCrab1.2, whole genome shotgun sequence genome, one interval contains:
- the LOC124427454 gene encoding uncharacterized protein LOC124427454, with protein MNVFRIVSYVSHRAYSRKNVGIRSKLKILESAGSEVNLEELDFHDLDEFEAEFMNADKFHKNYEREVIKNRIKLKNQIVATKYFKKDKDPNFLTSVEKDQILKLHQSNPEEWTVEMLSKSFPALPNTIKKILKSNWSYKSVERILQYDATVINNWKLFQTGKLSVSPVLREHLAKFKDRNIVLPNRHLLAEKLIPPKSELPKPKSTFFTNIVQSYSDQNRSDQCNNKILQNNTEAITDTNLLNNTINNNTISKNMLDKGNPMKILHKDNIALIGYNSVSSKKKITFDEFAKKELTKIYAKCPEEGITLLNAYKNQLKKLDNTFSDINDDIVQSEHIKTLKEKEVEEKKDLNFSTSIQEKTLTSLKKSESPQLVPTDKNDSKLDTYVKAWNKKIEEHEVYSRPIQIPQNIYQKGKTYRISDCYYDDDGEFLYRVPGVRN; from the exons atgaatgtaTTCAGAATAGTATCATATGTATCTCATAGAGCATATAGTAGAAAAAATGTTGGTATTCGAAgtaaattaaagatattagaaTCTGCTGGATCAGAAGTTAACCTCGAAGAATTGGATTTTCATGATTTAGATGAATTTGAAGCAGAGTTTATGAATGCTGATaagtttcataaaaattatgagcG ggaagtgataaaaaatagaatcaAACTCAAGAATCAAATTGTtgcaacaaaatattttaaaaaagacaAGGATCCTAACTTCCTTACGTCTGTTGAAAAAGATCAAATATTGAAACTCCATCAAAGTAATCCAGAAGAATGGACTGTAGAAATGTTAAGTAAAAGTTTTCCAGCTTTACCaaatactattaaaaaaattttaaagtcaAATTGGTCTTACAAATCAGTAGAACGAATTTTGCAATATGAtgctactgttattaataattggaaACTATTTCAAACAGGAAAATTATCTGTGAGTCCTGTTTTGCGAGAACATTTAGCAAAATTTAAAGATAGAAACATTGTTTTACCTAACAGACATCTCTTAGCAGAAAAGTTAATACCACCAAAATCTGAACTTCCAAAACCAAAAAGtactttttttacaaatattgtaCAAAGTTATTCAGATCAGAATAGAAGTGATcaatgcaataataaaatattacaaaataatacagAAGCAATTACAGATacaaatcttttaaataatactattaataataatactatttcaaaaaatatgcTTGACAAAGGAAATCCTATGAAAATATtgcataaagataatatagcaTTAATTGGATACAATTCAGTCTcatctaaaaagaaaattactttcGATGAATTTGCAAAGAAGGAACTTACAAAAATTTATGCAAAATGCCCAGAAGAAGGCATTACATTACTAAATGCTTATAAAAATCAGCTTAAAAAACTTGATAATACATTTTCTgatattaatgacgatattgTACAATCAGAacatataaaaacattaaaagaaaaagaagtagaagaaaaaaaagacttgAATTTTTCAACATCAATCCAAGAAAAAACACTaacttctttaaaaaaaagtgaatCACCTCAACTTGTTCCTACAGACAAAAATGATTCCAAGTTAGACACTTATGTGAAGGCatggaacaaaaaaatagaagaacatGAAGTATATTCACGACCAATACAAATACCACAAAATATATACCAAAAAGGCAAAACTTACAGAATTTCTGATTGctattatgatgatgatggagAGTTTTTGTATAGAGTACCAGGTGTcagaaattaa
- the LOC124427431 gene encoding cohesin subunit SA-2, whose protein sequence is MMHRRGGKRIRMDDPVPPEYEAPMTPMTPSNDNTADANESYSSYTSYNNVSRTPVHNPTPEHYSSESYSSPGTSQQQYQEQSTNFDNQVQFEQPMTPATPANMRITRNTRARLRGGSIQQPKYKEIDTDFIPTTTSRGRGGGRGRGRRIHHSHSLEDEASLYYVIRNNRSSLTTIVDDWIEKYKSNRENALLMLMQFFINASGCKGRITSEMQATMEHVAIIRKMTEEFDEESGEYPLIMTGQQWKKFRANFCEFVQILVRQCQYSIIYDQFLMDNVISLLTGLSDSQVRAFRHTATLAAMKLMTALVDVALTVSINLDNTQRQYEAERQKAREKRAADRLESLMAKRKELEENMDEIKNMLTYMFKSVFVHRYRDTLPEIRAICMAEIGVWMKKFHQNFLDDSYLKYIGWTLHDKVGEVRLKCLQALQPLYASEELKTKLELFTSKFKDRIVAMTLDKEYDVAVQAVKLVISILKHHREILTDKDCEHVYELVYSSHRAVAQAAGEFLNERLFRPDDEAIAGVKTKRGKKRLPNTPLIRDLVLFFIESELHEHGAYLVDSLIETNQMMKDWECMTDLLLEEAGPEEEALDNQKETSLIELMVCCIKQAATGEAPVGRGPTRKILSVKELKQVHDDKQRLTEHFIQTLPHLLDKYRADPEKLANLLAIPQYFDLDIYTKSRQEQNLDSLLTKIHAIVEKIHDTEVLDTAAKTLENMCVDGHAIFTRCDVARSTLIDSIVNKYKEAIDEYRNLIEGDEEPDEDEIFNVVQSLKKVSIFYSCHNMNPWGIWDSLYKDIEDAKDPSKCLPHEAVKYCISACFFAILWGQHHLMEAADTGNRGEDECRQLKERLHSFMASMRHFVSSDNGTVPTPPILREEAYNTICDLLVVFCNQLATHPNILMSQLVYEPDQAMQNMLNRFIQEYVFCEEEDDEHDEHSKIEELHKRRNFLAGYCKLIVYNMIPTKAAADVFKHYVKYYNDYGDIIKTTLGKARDINKTNCALTMQHSLNILYNEIVMEKGKVNRNSEEFIAIKELAKRFALSFGLDAVKNREAITALHRAGVLFAITPPDGIEQDPTGPPPNLSFLEILSEFTNKLLKQDKRVVLNFLDRRLQAGMPSSRGEDWQPLLLYRNSLLHGETDQVPVTSKRAYTRRKKDHLAEEEDADEADEGSDHEFSGKHKKKRGPRKSQLPVTKISITRGSKSNTYYETTESGLVQTSPASMAEDVSTSPSQDIDTRLKTLQIQSRPRRNQEHSEPRELRRTSRNSGRYIEGQYMESDSE, encoded by the exons ATGATGCATAGAAGAGGTGGTAAAAGAATACGTATGGATGATCCGGTACCTCCAGAATATGAGGCACCTATGACACCCATGACTCCATCAAATGATAATACTGCTGATGCAAATGAATCATATTCTTCATATACATCCTATAATAATGTATCTCGAACACCAGTCCATAATCCcac GCCTGAGCATTATTCTTCTGAAAGTTATAGTTCTCCTGGCACATcacaacaacaatatcaagaaCAATCTACCAATTTTGATAATCAAGTGCAATTTGAACAACCAATGACACCTGCGACACCTGCTAATATGAGAATTACACGGAATACACGTGCCAGATTACGAg GAGGCTCTATACAACAACCAAAATACAAGGAAATTGACACAGATTTTATTCCAACAACTACTAGTAGAGGTCGAGGAGGTGGACGTGGCCGTGGAAGACGTATACATCATTCCCACAGTTTAGAGGATGAAGCTAgtctttattatgttattagaaataatcgtTCGTCCCTTACT ACCATTGTGGACGATTGGatagaaaagtataaaagtaatagaGAAAATGCACTTCTTATGTTAAtgcaattttttatcaatgcaAGTGGTTGTAAAGGACGTATTACTTCAGAAATGCAAGCAACTATGGAGCATGTAGCAATAATACGTAAAATGACTGAAGAGTTTgatgaa GAAAGTGGAGAGTATCCATTAATTATGACTGGACAACAATGGAAAAAATTTCGAGCGAATTTCTGTGAATTTGTACAAATATTAGTTCGACAGTGTCAATACTCCATTATTTATGATCAATTTTTGATGGACAATgtcatttcattattaacaGGTCTATCTGACTCACAAGTAAGAGCATTTAGACACACTGCTACACTTGCTG CTATGAAACTAATGACTGCTCTAGTAGATGTTGCTTTAACTGTCTCAATAAATTTGGATAATACTCAGCGACAATATGAAGCAGAGAGACAAAAAGCACGAGAAAAAAGAGCAGCAGACAGACTTGAATCTTTAATGGCTAAACGAAAAGAATTAGAAGAGAATATGgatgagataaaaaatatgctTACGTATATGTTTAAGTCCGTATTTGTacatagatatagagatactTTACCAGAAATACGAGCAATTTGTATGGCAGAGATTGGAGTTTGgatgaaaaaatttcatcaAAATTTTTTGGATGATTCATACTTAAAATACATTG gTTGGACGTTACATGATAAAGTTGGAGAAGTTCGATTAAAATGTCTTCAAGCATTACAACCTTTATATGCTTCTGAAGAGTTAAAAACAAAGCTTGAATTATTTACTAGTAAATTTAAGGATAGAATTGTTGCTATGACATTAGATAAAGAATATGATGTAGCAGTGCAAGCTGTGAAACTagttatatctattttaaaaCATCATAGAGAAATTCTTACAGATAAAGATTGTGAACATGTCTATGAACTTGTTTATTCATCTCATCGTGCTGTCGCACAAGCAGCAggagaatttttaaatgaacgtTTGTTTAGACCAGATGATGAAGCCATCGCTGGGGTAAAAACAAAACGGGGCAAGAAACGTTTACCAAACACTCCATTGATACGTGATCTTgtactattttttattgaatctgAACTTCATGAACATGGAGCATATCTAGTTGATTCTTTAATTGAAACTAATCAAATGATGAAAGATTGGGAATGTATGACAGATTTGTTGTTAGAAGAAGCTGGTCCTGAGGAAGAAGCATTAGataatcaaaaagaaacaTCTCTTATTGAATTAATGGTTTGTTGTATAAAACAAGCAGCAACAG GAGAAGCACCCGTTGGACGCGGTCCAACACGTAAGATTTTATCTGTAAAAGAATTGAAACAAGTGCATGATGACAAACAACGATTAACGGAACATTTTATTCAAACATTGCCACATCTACTCGATAAATATAGAGCAGATCCAGAAAAATTAGCAAATCTGCTTGCTATTCCACAATATTTTGATTTggatatttatacaaaatcaCGTCAAGAACAAAATTTAGATTCTTTATTAACCAAAATTCATGCAATTGTTGAAAAAATACATGATACCGAAGTTCTTGATACTGCAGCTAAAACTTTGGAAAATATGTGTGTTGATGGTCATGCAATCTTCACAAG aTGCGACGTGGCACGCTCAACTTTAATTGATTCTATTGTAAATAAGTATAAAGAGGCAATAGATgaatatagaaatttaatagaaGGAGATGAAGAACCAGATGAAGATGAAATATTCAATGTTGttcaatcattaaaaaaagtatctatattttattcttgtcataaCATGAACCCTTGGGGAATATGGGATTCCTTATATAAAGACATTGAAGATGCAAAAGATCCttcaaa GTGTTTACCTCATGAAGCTGTGAAGTATTGTATTAGTGCATGTTTTTTCGCTATCTTATGGGGTCAGCATCATTTGATGGAAGCTGCTGATACAGGAAATCGTGGAGAAGATGAATGTCGTCAATTGAAGGAGCGCCTACATTCATTTATGGCTTCTATGCGTCATTTTGTTAGTAGTGATAATGGCACAGTG CCAACGCCGCCAATTCTAAGAGAGGAAGCGTATAATACGATATGTGATTTACTAGTAGTATTTTGTAATCAATTGGCTACTCATCCTAATATATTAATGTCTCAATTAGTATATGAACCTGACCAAGCAATGCAAAACATGCTTAATCGATTTATACAAGAATATGTTTTTTGTGAAGAGGAAGATG ATGAACATGATGAGCATTCAAAGATCGAAGAATTACATAAAAGACGAAATTTTCTAGCTGGTTATTGTAaacttatcgtttataatatgATTCCAACAAAAGCAGCAGCTGATGTATTTAAgcattatgtaaaatattataatgattatggagatataataaaaactaccTTAGGTAAAGCcagagatattaataaaacgaattgTGCTTTAACAATGCAGCacagtttaaatattttatataatgaaatcgTTATGGAAAAAGGCAAGGTTAATAGAAATAGCGAGGAGTTCATTGCAATTAAG GAATTGGCTAAACGATTTGCTTTATCATTTGGTTTGGATGCCGTGAAAAATCGCGAAGCAATTACAGCTTTACATAGAGCAGGAGTTTTATTTGCTATTACTCCTCCAGATGGTATAGAGCAAGATCCAACTGGTCCACCAcctaatctttctttcttagaaATTTTATCGGAATTTACAAACAAATTGTTAAAACAGGATAAACGCGTTGt ATTAAATTTCTTAGATAGAAGATTACAAGCTGGTATGCCTTCTTCACGAGGAGAAGATTGGCAAccattacttttatatagaaatagtCTTTTGCATGGAGAAACTGATCAAGTTCCAGTAACAAGTAAACGGGCATACACAAGACGTAAAAAGGATCATTTAGCCG AGGAAGAAGATGCGGATGAAGCCGATGAAGGTTCCGATCATGAATTTTCAGG CAAACACAAGAAAAAACGTGGTCCACGGAAAAGTCA ATTACCAGTTACAAAAATTTCGATAACACGTGGTTCTAAATCAAATACATATTATGAGACTACAGAATCAGGATTAGTACAAACGTCTCCAGCATCCATGGCAGAAGACGTATCGACAAGTCCTTCACAGGATATAGATACTCGTCTTAAAACTTTGCAAATACAATCGAGGCC gagGCGAAATCAAGAGCATTCCGAACCAAGAGAATTACGTAGAACATCTAGAAATTCGGGCCGATATATTGAAGGT